From a single Photobacterium gaetbulicola Gung47 genomic region:
- a CDS encoding putative peptide ABC transporter, ATP-binding protein (COG4170) — MPLLDIRNLTIEIDTPQGMVKAVDRMSLTINEGEIRGLVGESGSGKSLVAKAIAGVTKSNWRVSADRLRLGDIDLLTLTPRERRRVVGREIAMIFQEPSSCLDPSEKVGEQLEEAIPSSSFDGYFWQRFHWRQKQAIALLHKVGIKEHRRVMRSYPYELTDGECQKVMIAMAIANRPRLLIADEPTNDLDPITQAQIFRLLSRMNQLGNTTILLVSHDLTTVTQWADRITVMYCGQSVESANRQQLLESPHHPYTEALLRAMPDFNLDKLAHKSKLETLPGSIPPLQHLPIGCRLGPRCPHAQRKCVEVPKRRKIKNHKFSCHFPLNMESSTK, encoded by the coding sequence ATGCCACTATTAGATATTCGTAACCTGACCATTGAAATCGATACGCCACAAGGGATGGTGAAAGCGGTTGACCGCATGAGCCTGACAATTAACGAGGGCGAGATCCGCGGTCTGGTAGGTGAATCCGGCTCTGGTAAGAGCTTGGTCGCCAAAGCTATTGCCGGCGTGACCAAAAGCAATTGGCGTGTCAGTGCCGACCGCCTCCGCCTCGGGGATATCGATCTGCTGACCCTGACACCGCGCGAAAGGCGCCGGGTGGTTGGCCGCGAAATTGCGATGATTTTCCAAGAGCCGTCCTCGTGTCTGGATCCGTCAGAGAAAGTCGGCGAGCAGCTAGAAGAGGCGATCCCGTCATCGTCTTTCGACGGTTACTTCTGGCAGCGTTTCCACTGGCGCCAGAAACAGGCGATTGCCCTGCTGCATAAAGTCGGGATCAAAGAGCACCGCCGGGTCATGCGAAGCTATCCTTACGAGCTCACGGACGGCGAATGCCAGAAAGTGATGATCGCCATGGCTATCGCTAACCGCCCTCGCCTGCTGATCGCCGACGAGCCGACCAATGACTTGGATCCAATCACCCAGGCTCAGATATTCCGCCTGCTCAGCCGGATGAACCAATTGGGCAACACCACGATTTTGCTGGTCAGCCACGACTTGACCACCGTAACCCAGTGGGCAGACCGGATCACGGTAATGTACTGCGGCCAATCGGTAGAGTCCGCCAACCGCCAACAGCTGTTGGAGTCGCCACACCACCCGTATACCGAAGCACTGCTGCGGGCGATGCCTGACTTCAACCTCGACAAGCTCGCCCACAAGAGCAAGCTCGAAACCCTGCCGGGCTCGATTCCCCCACTTCAGCATTTGCCTATTGGCTGCCGGCTGGGCCCACGCTGCCCGCACGCCCAGCGTAAATGTGTCGAAGTACCGAAGCGCAGAAAGATCAAGAATCACAAGTTCAGCTGCCACTTCCCGCTGAACATGGAGAGCAGTACCAAATGA
- a CDS encoding peptide ABC transporter ATPase (COG4167) translates to MSALLEVENLKKDYHYRSGLFRRRTIEAVKPVSFNLEAGETIAFMGENGSGKSTLARMLAGVVEPTEGVIRVNGEPLAHRDYQTRCKLIRMIFQDPNTSLNPRIQIGKILEGPLKRNTNMTPQARERRIMETLKRVGLLPEHAYFYPQMLATGQKQRVSLARALILQPCIIVADEALNGLDMSMRSQIINLLLELQEEMGLSYIYVSQHMGVIKHFSDKVIVMQHGEIVEQGTTSEVFNNPQHALTQKLLDSHFSAPSHDRTTRLSRATPKIEC, encoded by the coding sequence ATGAGTGCGTTACTTGAAGTCGAGAACCTGAAAAAAGACTACCACTACCGCTCAGGCTTATTCCGCCGCCGGACAATAGAGGCGGTCAAGCCGGTTTCCTTCAACCTGGAAGCCGGCGAGACTATCGCTTTTATGGGGGAAAACGGCTCGGGGAAATCCACCCTGGCTCGCATGCTCGCAGGCGTGGTCGAGCCGACCGAGGGCGTTATCCGGGTCAATGGCGAGCCGCTGGCACACCGGGATTACCAAACCCGCTGCAAGCTGATCCGAATGATCTTCCAAGATCCCAACACCTCGCTCAATCCGCGGATCCAGATCGGTAAAATCCTCGAAGGGCCGCTGAAGCGAAACACCAATATGACCCCGCAGGCCCGTGAGCGCCGGATCATGGAGACCCTAAAGCGTGTTGGCCTGCTGCCGGAACACGCTTATTTCTACCCGCAGATGCTGGCGACCGGCCAGAAGCAGCGTGTCTCGCTGGCCCGCGCCCTGATCCTGCAGCCCTGTATTATTGTCGCCGACGAAGCGCTCAACGGGCTGGACATGTCGATGCGCTCTCAGATCATCAACCTGCTCCTCGAGCTGCAGGAAGAAATGGGCCTATCATACATCTATGTGTCGCAGCACATGGGGGTGATCAAGCATTTCTCCGATAAAGTAATCGTGATGCAACACGGTGAGATTGTCGAACAGGGCACAACCAGTGAGGTTTTCAACAACCCGCAGCACGCGCTGACCCAAAAACTGCTCGACAGCCACTTCTCCGCCCCCTCACACGATCGGACAACCCGCCTGAGCAGGGCGACCCCGAAAATTGAATGCTAA
- a CDS encoding hypothetical protein (COG3174), with product MESDLALTSPYIRLAIALLLGAIIGIQRGWVERNEAAGSRIAGIRTYSLVGLLGGICGLLSERFSELFLGLSLVALTILLAVAYSHRLKLKWQTNLSITGLVGALLTFLLGALAVVGEPALAVSAAVITAIILDNKQELHSALQRLQEYELDAALRLLLISVVLLPLLPNEPMGPWGAINPYEIWWMVVLIAGISFVGYFAMKIGGAQKGILLTCLFAGLSSSTALTLQFSHLSKQQPQLNGLLASGILLSCGTMFPRILFVCSVVNRQLIELLWLPMLLMMLGFYLPAWWIWQRNKAESKMNPEMKQNPLALTSALSFGVILLLIILLANGLQEWFGNTGTLALAAISGITDVDAITLALGRQSASGQMLATAAMGIFIAAAVNSLVKMGMAWFIGEPGLRKYVALPVTGAVILGGLAVVLV from the coding sequence ATGGAATCGGATTTAGCGTTAACCTCTCCCTATATCAGGCTGGCCATCGCTCTGTTGCTTGGTGCAATCATAGGTATTCAGCGCGGATGGGTTGAGCGCAACGAGGCGGCAGGTAGCCGGATTGCCGGGATCCGTACCTATTCGTTGGTCGGCCTGCTTGGCGGTATCTGCGGCCTGTTGTCCGAGCGCTTTTCCGAGTTGTTCCTCGGCTTGTCTTTGGTCGCACTGACCATCCTGCTGGCCGTCGCCTACTCCCACCGCCTGAAATTGAAATGGCAAACCAACCTCAGTATTACCGGCTTGGTAGGGGCGTTGCTGACCTTTCTGCTCGGAGCACTGGCTGTGGTCGGTGAGCCGGCCCTGGCGGTTTCTGCCGCGGTGATCACCGCCATTATCCTCGATAATAAACAAGAATTGCACTCTGCGCTGCAGCGGCTGCAGGAATATGAGCTTGATGCGGCACTGCGGCTGCTGTTGATCTCCGTGGTTTTGCTGCCGCTGCTGCCCAATGAGCCGATGGGACCGTGGGGAGCGATTAACCCTTACGAGATCTGGTGGATGGTGGTATTGATCGCCGGGATTTCTTTCGTTGGCTATTTCGCGATGAAAATCGGCGGGGCACAAAAAGGGATTTTGCTGACATGCCTGTTTGCGGGCTTGAGTTCATCAACAGCACTCACATTGCAGTTTTCCCACCTGTCGAAGCAGCAACCCCAGCTCAACGGGTTGCTGGCAAGTGGAATTTTGCTCAGCTGCGGTACCATGTTTCCCCGTATCCTGTTCGTGTGCTCTGTAGTCAACAGGCAGTTGATTGAACTGCTGTGGCTACCTATGTTGTTGATGATGCTAGGCTTCTATTTGCCTGCTTGGTGGATATGGCAGCGAAACAAGGCGGAGAGCAAAATGAACCCCGAGATGAAACAGAACCCCCTGGCACTGACCTCGGCATTGAGCTTTGGTGTGATATTGCTACTGATCATCCTGCTGGCCAATGGCTTGCAGGAGTGGTTTGGCAATACGGGGACACTGGCACTGGCAGCGATTTCAGGGATCACCGATGTGGATGCCATCACCCTTGCTCTGGGGCGCCAGAGCGCCAGTGGCCAGATGCTCGCGACGGCGGCAATGGGGATTTTTATTGCCGCGGCAGTCAACAGTTTGGTCAAGATGGGGATGGCGTGGTTCATCGGTGAGCCCGGTCTACGCAAATATGTTGCCTTGCCAGTGACGGGGGCTGTGATACTGGGTGGCTTGGCGGTAGTCTTGGTTTAG
- a CDS encoding orotidine 5'-phosphate decarboxylase (COG0284): MLDPKVIVALDYPNQDEALAFVDRIEPGSCRLKVGKEMFTFFGPDFVRKLHERGHSVFLDLKFHDIPNTCSRAVAAAAELGVWMVNVHASGGERMMTASREILEPFGKDRPLLIGVTVLTSMEAADLKGIGITAEPQEHVLNLARLTKNSGLDGVVCSAQEATMLKSELGSEFKLVTPGIRPAGSAAGDQRRVMTPVEAIKAGSDYLVIGRPITQAADPAAVLAEINKTLA; the protein is encoded by the coding sequence ATGTTAGATCCAAAAGTAATTGTCGCTCTCGACTACCCAAACCAAGACGAAGCGCTCGCCTTTGTTGACCGGATTGAACCGGGCAGTTGCCGATTGAAAGTCGGTAAAGAGATGTTTACTTTTTTTGGCCCTGACTTTGTGCGTAAACTGCATGAGCGGGGCCATTCTGTATTTCTGGATTTGAAATTCCACGACATCCCGAATACCTGTTCCCGTGCGGTGGCTGCAGCTGCTGAGCTGGGGGTCTGGATGGTCAATGTCCACGCCAGTGGCGGTGAGCGGATGATGACCGCCTCACGTGAAATCCTTGAGCCGTTTGGCAAAGATCGTCCACTGCTTATCGGTGTGACGGTATTGACCAGTATGGAAGCGGCTGATCTTAAGGGGATTGGTATTACCGCCGAGCCACAAGAGCATGTCTTGAACCTTGCCCGCCTGACGAAGAATAGCGGCCTTGACGGGGTGGTTTGCTCGGCCCAGGAAGCGACTATGCTGAAATCGGAACTCGGGAGCGAGTTCAAGTTGGTGACGCCGGGTATTCGCCCTGCAGGCAGTGCGGCAGGTGACCAGCGCCGAGTGATGACACCGGTTGAAGCAATAAAAGCCGGATCTGACTATCTGGTGATCGGTCGCCCAATAACCCAGGCGGCAGATCCTGCCGCGGTACTGGCTGAAATTAACAAGACACTTGCCTAA
- a CDS encoding tetratricopeptide repeat protein (COG2956), translated as MLELLFLLLPIAAAYGWYMGNRSASNKQQEQSHHMSRQYVTGLNLLLSDQSDKAVDVFIELLQVDSETIDTHLALGNLFRSRGEVDRAIRIHQNLIARPNLTIDQRNLALQQLAQDYMAAGFFDRAEKIFEQLLDEPDHRKGALQQLLTIYQQTREWEKAINIASHLVKMGKSRLKHDIAHYWCEMAMLEMSAQNPDKAKQLLKKSLSVDKTCVRASIMLAKILIAEDEFKSAAKQLERVAEQDIEFIGEALPLLLECYEAMDNESGWLKYLRYCVEQKAGSTAELMLADEIAKREGPTMAQTFMTRQLQKNPTMKGFYQLMDYHLDEAEEGRAKDSLTTLRGLVGEQIKIKPHYRCRQCGFATHSLYWQCPSCKGWGSIKPIRGLDGE; from the coding sequence ATGCTAGAGCTGTTGTTCCTGTTATTACCTATTGCTGCCGCCTACGGTTGGTACATGGGTAACAGGAGCGCTAGTAACAAGCAACAAGAGCAGTCTCATCACATGTCACGCCAGTACGTGACAGGCCTGAACCTGCTATTATCGGACCAGTCCGATAAAGCCGTGGATGTGTTTATTGAGCTGCTTCAGGTTGATAGTGAAACCATCGATACACACCTGGCTTTGGGAAATCTTTTCCGGAGCCGGGGTGAGGTTGATCGTGCGATTCGCATCCACCAAAATCTGATTGCCCGCCCAAACCTGACCATTGACCAGCGTAACCTCGCTTTGCAGCAGCTTGCCCAAGACTATATGGCGGCTGGATTTTTTGATCGTGCCGAGAAAATCTTCGAACAACTGCTGGATGAACCCGACCACCGCAAAGGTGCACTGCAGCAACTCCTGACCATTTACCAGCAGACGCGAGAGTGGGAAAAAGCGATTAATATTGCTAGCCACTTGGTCAAGATGGGGAAGAGCAGGCTCAAGCACGATATTGCCCATTACTGGTGTGAAATGGCGATGTTGGAGATGAGTGCGCAGAACCCGGATAAAGCTAAGCAGCTTCTCAAAAAGTCGTTGTCAGTGGATAAAACCTGCGTCAGGGCCAGCATCATGTTGGCGAAGATTCTGATTGCCGAAGACGAGTTCAAATCGGCAGCCAAGCAGCTTGAGCGTGTTGCCGAGCAGGATATTGAGTTTATCGGTGAGGCATTGCCGCTGCTGCTGGAGTGCTACGAAGCGATGGACAATGAGTCCGGCTGGCTCAAGTACCTTCGCTACTGTGTTGAGCAAAAGGCAGGTTCAACGGCCGAGCTAATGCTGGCCGACGAGATTGCCAAGCGTGAAGGCCCGACGATGGCCCAGACGTTCATGACCCGTCAATTGCAGAAGAACCCGACCATGAAGGGGTTCTATCAGCTGATGGATTACCACTTGGACGAGGCGGAGGAAGGCCGGGCAAAAGACAGCTTGACGACGCTTCGCGGCTTGGTTGGTGAGCAGATAAAGATTAAGCCTCACTACCGTTGCCGCCAGTGTGGCTTTGCGACCCATTCCCTCTATTGGCAGTGCCCTTCCTGTAAGGGGTGGGGCTCGATCAAGCCAATTCGTGGTCTGGACGGTGAGTAA
- a CDS encoding hypothetical protein (COG3771) — protein sequence MKILTVLLLAACFLVTLALGAQNQQLVNFDYLIAQGELQLSTLLGIAFGSGFVIGWLICGLLYLKARFTKNRLSKKVQKQQQELDQLRAEPVKE from the coding sequence ATGAAAATTCTGACCGTACTCTTACTGGCTGCGTGTTTCTTGGTTACCCTTGCGCTGGGTGCCCAAAATCAGCAGTTGGTGAACTTTGACTATTTGATTGCCCAGGGAGAACTCCAGCTGTCGACATTGCTGGGTATTGCCTTCGGTTCCGGGTTCGTTATTGGTTGGCTGATCTGTGGCCTGCTTTACCTTAAGGCCCGTTTCACCAAAAACCGCCTGAGCAAGAAAGTACAAAAGCAGCAACAAGAACTGGATCAGCTACGAGCCGAACCAGTTAAGGAATAA